A section of the Paenibacillus aurantius genome encodes:
- a CDS encoding GNAT family N-acetyltransferase, with translation MLQRYIRSDQDQLEEFMKVMYVSRGYVFDPEGLHSDIRSIERLYFETGGGFWLLKKEQSVIGTVGLKGIDSEYKIGEIKRFFILPEYQDKGYGKSMMSQIIEFARQAGLIKMRLDTEKHSYKAMSVFRSFGFYEIPKYNDNDIAEIFMELSIVT, from the coding sequence TTGCTGCAAAGGTACATTAGATCAGACCAGGATCAATTGGAAGAGTTTATGAAAGTTATGTATGTTTCCAGAGGGTATGTCTTTGATCCTGAAGGATTGCATTCAGATATTAGAAGTATTGAACGGCTATATTTCGAAACGGGAGGCGGATTCTGGTTATTAAAGAAAGAACAGAGTGTTATTGGGACTGTTGGTTTGAAAGGTATTGATTCTGAATACAAAATTGGGGAAATAAAGAGGTTTTTCATCTTACCTGAATATCAAGATAAGGGTTACGGTAAAAGCATGATGAGCCAAATAATAGAATTTGCAAGACAAGCTGGATTAATAAAGATGAGGTTGGACACTGAGAAACACTCTTATAAAGCGATGTCTGTATTTCGAAGTTTTGGCTTTTATGAGATACCAAAATACAATGATAATGATATTGCTGAAATATTTATGGAATTATCCATTGTGACATAA
- a CDS encoding YolD-like family protein, with translation MAKVKVAKRPTRDEFVLEEIGNQITEAKQESAEILLTVWGWEEPVRGYIVEMDSRSGKVHVQRSEETVKVPFMDIMRVDYPRD, from the coding sequence GTGGCAAAGGTGAAGGTAGCGAAGCGACCAACGAGGGATGAATTTGTTTTAGAGGAGATTGGAAACCAAATAACGGAAGCGAAACAGGAGAGTGCTGAAATCCTGCTGACGGTATGGGGATGGGAAGAACCGGTACGCGGGTACATTGTGGAGATGGATTCAAGATCCGGAAAGGTCCATGTCCAGCGGTCCGAAGAGACAGTAAAAGTACCCTTCATGGATATAATGAGAGTAGATTATCCACGGGATTAG
- a CDS encoding class I SAM-dependent methyltransferase: MFKEEERIKINKDAWNIVAPQFFEGSFTNLEYGMYAPSEEELNFLGDLKGKVILEVGCGSGHTLEYMARAGAGELFGVDLSTAQLESAKKVNSQFNIPITLIESPMEELKGVPRNYFDIAISIYALGWTVNLSKTLSNIFDALKPGGVFVFSWEHPVHSLLEYRDGKLVFKRSYVEEGYEKHESWRTVSIVMHYRKLSTYINGLIKAGFIIDQVVEETRIPENDTGEPNQWYSAEKARTLPPDLIIKSHKPDFNIG; encoded by the coding sequence ATGTTTAAAGAGGAAGAAAGAATAAAAATCAATAAGGATGCATGGAATATAGTAGCTCCTCAATTCTTTGAAGGTTCATTTACAAATTTGGAATACGGAATGTACGCCCCAAGTGAAGAAGAACTGAACTTTTTGGGAGACCTAAAGGGGAAAGTTATTTTAGAAGTTGGTTGTGGGAGTGGCCACACCCTTGAGTACATGGCAAGAGCTGGAGCTGGCGAGTTATTTGGGGTTGATTTGTCTACAGCCCAACTCGAATCCGCAAAAAAAGTCAATTCCCAATTCAATATACCTATTACTTTGATTGAGTCCCCAATGGAGGAGCTCAAAGGGGTCCCCCGAAATTATTTTGATATTGCCATATCTATCTATGCTTTAGGGTGGACAGTCAATCTTAGTAAAACACTAAGTAATATCTTTGATGCATTAAAGCCCGGTGGTGTCTTTGTATTTAGCTGGGAGCATCCAGTTCACAGTTTATTGGAGTATAGAGATGGCAAGTTGGTGTTCAAGCGATCGTATGTTGAAGAAGGATATGAAAAACATGAATCATGGAGAACTGTTTCGATTGTGATGCACTATCGAAAACTCAGTACATACATTAATGGTCTTATCAAAGCTGGATTTATTATTGACCAAGTAGTAGAGGAAACTAGAATCCCTGAAAATGACACGGGTGAACCTAACCAATGGTATTCTGCAGAAAAAGCCAGAACACTCCCCCCGGACCTTATAATTAAAAGTCATAAACCAGATTTTAACATAGGATAA
- a CDS encoding IS3 family transposase, protein MEELAPSYPITLLCRLAGVARSSYYKWAARKQHPTAKQIQDDELKAKIMECHMHVKGIYGYPRVRTWLKKTYNLQVNHKRVYRLMRELGIRSRIRRKKPYFGSREATVVSKNVLNRKFSATAPNQKWATDVTYLPIGSRFLYLSVIVDLYNNEVVSYQIGRHNNLKLVLDTVEAAVHKRNVKKLLLHSDQGFQYTHKHYHTLLKRKKIKPSMSRKGNCWDNACIESFFGHLKSECVRLQSFASEDELTEAIRSYIHFYNNERFQQKLNNLSPVEYRTKVA, encoded by the coding sequence ATTGAAGAACTAGCTCCGTCCTATCCGATCACGCTGCTTTGCCGACTGGCAGGCGTAGCCCGAAGCAGTTACTACAAGTGGGCAGCGCGCAAGCAACACCCTACAGCCAAACAGATCCAGGACGACGAGCTGAAGGCGAAGATCATGGAATGCCACATGCATGTAAAGGGGATCTACGGGTATCCCCGTGTTCGCACATGGCTGAAGAAGACCTATAATCTCCAAGTCAATCACAAGCGAGTTTACCGGCTCATGAGGGAACTCGGCATCCGATCACGGATTAGGCGCAAGAAGCCCTACTTCGGCTCCCGGGAAGCCACCGTTGTGTCTAAGAACGTGCTTAACCGGAAGTTCAGCGCAACAGCCCCGAACCAAAAGTGGGCAACCGATGTTACCTATCTGCCGATCGGTTCCCGATTCCTATACCTATCGGTTATTGTTGATCTCTATAACAACGAAGTGGTGTCCTACCAAATCGGCCGCCACAACAACTTAAAGCTTGTACTGGATACCGTCGAAGCAGCTGTACACAAGCGCAATGTGAAGAAGCTTTTGCTTCACAGCGACCAAGGGTTTCAATACACCCACAAGCATTACCATACGCTGTTGAAGCGCAAGAAGATAAAGCCAAGTATGTCGCGCAAGGGCAACTGTTGGGACAATGCCTGCATTGAAAGCTTCTTCGGGCACCTCAAGTCGGAGTGTGTTCGCCTACAATCCTTTGCATCTGAAGATGAACTAACAGAGGCCATTAGAAGCTATATTCACTTTTACAATAACGAACGTTTTCAACAGAAACTAAACAACCTTAGTCCGGTTGAATACCGGACCAAGGTCGCTTAG
- a CDS encoding amidase family protein, whose amino-acid sequence MSINLQDWIQEADLASMQKAMSSGECTSEDLVLAYIERIQRYNPLINAVLEINPDALEIARNLDLERNTTSSRGPLHGIPILLKDNIDTHDRMHTSAGSIALAESFAAEDSFIAAKLRAAGAVLLGKVNMTEWSNFMSNRMPAGYSSRGGYVLNPYGPGKLFVSGSSSGSAAAVAANLAAAAIGTETAGSIIGPASQHFLVGIKPTVGLASRSGIIPISISQDTPGPISRTVTDAATLLGVIVGIDENDKATWTRSPHSTFHDYTTYLDRDFLRKARIGIPRHYYRSLDEERLSIMESAIEVLREQGATVIDPVDLHLEQHPWNNDVICYEFKTGLNCYLSKLNPDMPVHSLQDLIAYNQKHAVSALKFGQDNLIRSEQNALNETTYQLKRQEYNHPALTQGIDYVLDQHGLDALMLPGDIDGMYIAARLGYPLITVPAGYSAKGTIDADGDSTQGPFGVVFSGKAFSEPTLISIAYSFEQATLFRLPPDLD is encoded by the coding sequence ATGAGCATCAACTTACAAGATTGGATTCAGGAAGCCGATTTGGCGAGCATGCAAAAGGCAATGTCTTCGGGTGAATGTACATCCGAAGACCTCGTACTTGCCTATATCGAACGCATTCAAAGGTATAATCCTTTGATCAATGCCGTATTAGAGATCAATCCAGATGCGCTTGAAATAGCAAGAAATCTTGACCTTGAGCGAAATACAACAAGTAGTCGGGGTCCGCTGCACGGAATTCCCATCCTGCTCAAGGATAATATCGATACGCATGACCGAATGCATACGAGCGCTGGTTCAATCGCATTGGCTGAGTCGTTTGCTGCTGAAGATTCGTTCATAGCGGCAAAGCTCCGCGCTGCCGGCGCAGTTCTTCTAGGTAAGGTAAATATGACCGAGTGGTCGAATTTTATGTCCAACCGTATGCCAGCTGGATACAGTTCCAGAGGCGGATATGTATTGAATCCCTATGGGCCTGGCAAGCTCTTCGTCAGCGGATCAAGTTCAGGATCGGCTGCAGCCGTAGCGGCAAACCTGGCAGCAGCAGCAATCGGAACAGAAACCGCGGGTTCGATTATTGGGCCGGCTAGCCAACATTTTCTCGTCGGAATAAAGCCTACTGTAGGGCTTGCGAGCCGTAGCGGCATTATCCCGATCTCCATAAGTCAGGATACACCAGGCCCAATATCAAGGACAGTCACTGATGCAGCGACTCTACTAGGGGTGATCGTTGGGATTGACGAAAATGATAAGGCAACATGGACTAGAAGCCCACATAGTACTTTTCATGACTACACAACTTATCTTGACAGAGACTTTCTACGTAAAGCTCGTATTGGGATTCCCAGACATTACTATCGGTCGTTGGATGAAGAAAGACTTTCCATCATGGAATCCGCCATCGAAGTTCTACGTGAGCAAGGTGCGACAGTTATCGATCCTGTGGACCTCCATTTGGAACAGCATCCATGGAACAATGATGTTATCTGCTACGAATTCAAAACAGGTCTGAATTGCTATTTATCGAAGTTGAATCCGGATATGCCCGTGCATTCTCTTCAAGATCTGATAGCGTATAATCAAAAACACGCTGTTTCCGCATTGAAGTTTGGCCAAGACAATCTGATTCGCTCGGAACAAAATGCGCTAAACGAGACAACTTATCAACTTAAACGTCAGGAATATAACCATCCGGCTTTAACGCAAGGGATTGACTATGTACTCGATCAACACGGCTTAGATGCATTAATGTTACCCGGTGACATTGATGGTATGTACATTGCTGCCCGGTTAGGATATCCCCTTATTACAGTGCCTGCTGGTTATTCAGCCAAAGGAACAATTGATGCGGATGGCGATTCGACGCAGGGTCCATTTGGAGTTGTCTTTTCCGGGAAGGCTTTTAGTGAACCCACGCTAATCAGCATAGCCTATAGTTTTGAGCAGGCGACACTTTTCCGTCTTCCGCCAGATTTGGACTAA
- a CDS encoding stalk domain-containing protein, whose protein sequence is MKKFFLGLVCGIVLTATTAAYASDTIQAYLFPAKFVINGETKNPSDSGYQTLNYDGHAYVPIRYIAENMGSKVAYDEVSQTITVDNGFNVIDINNREISAGHLAVTKEGNHSVINGKLYIGYFAWNHKYIDGYQSMTKYSNPEIDVTKTDVKGNLLFWDNEGELMERVPYEVKNASLGEEQILALQTSSQTDVSEYAVVTLESKQPTPTQVFGGLGPNYIDAENKVNFAVQDIVKTGDYSIVRGGLYSVKSNEVSDEAPITITFLDASGKSIGEAKTTLAATKTAQLQFAVLVGKGDFTNYKSITVKVGN, encoded by the coding sequence ATGAAAAAGTTTTTTCTCGGATTAGTATGCGGTATTGTATTAACCGCTACGACTGCTGCTTATGCTTCTGATACCATACAAGCATACTTATTTCCTGCAAAATTTGTTATTAACGGTGAAACGAAAAATCCTAGTGATTCGGGATACCAAACCCTCAATTACGACGGACACGCATATGTTCCTATTCGTTATATCGCAGAAAATATGGGTTCCAAGGTGGCTTATGATGAAGTGTCCCAAACCATTACGGTAGATAATGGATTTAATGTTATAGACATCAATAATCGTGAAATAAGTGCTGGACATTTAGCAGTAACAAAGGAAGGCAATCATTCAGTCATTAATGGCAAACTTTATATTGGTTATTTTGCATGGAATCATAAATATATAGATGGTTATCAGTCCATGACTAAATATTCTAACCCAGAAATTGATGTGACTAAAACGGACGTGAAAGGTAACCTTCTTTTTTGGGATAATGAAGGTGAACTCATGGAAAGAGTGCCTTACGAAGTAAAAAATGCTTCACTTGGAGAGGAACAAATCTTAGCCTTACAAACATCAAGCCAAACGGATGTTTCAGAATATGCCGTCGTTACATTGGAAAGCAAACAGCCAACTCCTACTCAAGTATTTGGTGGGTTAGGACCAAATTACATAGATGCTGAAAACAAGGTTAATTTTGCCGTACAAGATATAGTGAAAACAGGCGACTACAGTATTGTAAGGGGTGGTCTTTATTCGGTTAAATCAAACGAAGTATCGGATGAAGCACCTATTACGATTACATTCTTAGATGCATCTGGAAAAAGTATTGGGGAAGCTAAAACTACATTGGCTGCCACTAAAACGGCTCAGTTACAATTCGCTGTATTAGTTGGAAAAGGTGACTTTACTAATTATAAATCCATAACAGTTAAAGTAGGCAATTAA
- a CDS encoding GNAT family N-acetyltransferase translates to MTGVWFTEEVLEETRRDLLFQDLMCAEIDGQVTSFIVYTSSEGSMIISLMGTQPMHHRKGYGSLLLQSLFQYGKQLGFKKVVAMTVPPQAKPVYEQTVSFYKKHGFTIEKEYTELWQSGTIQLVKLLR, encoded by the coding sequence TTGACCGGTGTTTGGTTTACTGAGGAAGTGTTAGAAGAAACACGAAGAGATTTATTATTTCAGGATTTAATGTGTGCAGAGATTGATGGACAAGTGACATCCTTTATCGTTTATACAAGCTCAGAAGGATCAATGATTATTTCATTGATGGGTACTCAACCAATGCACCATCGTAAGGGATATGGCTCCCTTTTACTGCAGAGTTTGTTTCAATACGGAAAGCAACTTGGATTTAAGAAAGTTGTTGCTATGACGGTACCCCCTCAAGCAAAGCCGGTCTATGAGCAAACCGTCAGCTTTTATAAAAAGCATGGATTTACAATCGAAAAGGAATACACAGAATTATGGCAAAGCGGCACAATTCAGTTGGTGAAGCTTCTTCGTTGA